From the genome of Epinephelus moara isolate mb chromosome 10, YSFRI_EMoa_1.0, whole genome shotgun sequence, one region includes:
- the LOC126396921 gene encoding desmoglein-3-like, with the protein MAGLSAIILLLHLSVLLWGCLGDDAASVPHLRRQKRDWVVPTKMLKENYTYNTREPIARIRSDWDTEQTLHYTLLGPGASKEPVNLFVVVEDTGLVYVRGTLDREERETYILTGVARFNNGTVAEDRIDLRFDVEDENDNPPVFVPVPPATVKEASPAGTLVGRITATDADKANCSHSKIAYSLVKQEPSDGRNVFYIDRETGSIYVKENTLDRETQSSYTLTVEGTDLDGAPGGNTGTGTIHVKVVDINDNVPELEKDEYAGSIVENTAHVEVMRFKVLDDDEEKTDNWLAVFDIVTGNEDGIFSIETDPKTNEGVLMLEKVNLSVSQHPSILKAVLTXGGGGGGAGGGGGGGVGTNAGVSIDMATGAGAGTGAGAGTGAGAGSSVTNQSNKKRPIKGKLYPVNIAVVNEPEGVAFKPRVKPVSVSENPEENPLMEVITVFAATDSDTGKPAENVQYAKGYDPDNWLLIDPETAEIRLQKFPDRESPFLVNGTYYAKILSLTQDAPTKIVTGTIALQVGDVNDNCPTLTNHVEYICSDTEVINVTAVDEDGDPNSAPFTFLLVEEESQEEWRVEPLNGTSASLRALKLLWAGHYQVAFIIQDQQGLACTDPQYLDLHVCSCEKGETCRPAGIDARWSLKESSSTFGGLGVGALILGLLMLLVVGLLLMTCSCRGVSGSFSELPFETREHLMVYHTEGRGENKEIPLLSSPVQMTSAAVSNVRASRVASNTKANTATSFGTLEMGIANKMYKSGYGADRWMWESSFGESRGSQRETYSMKEQLLEYDSMDDIALSDVFLHQYYSQKASCAAEKQAARDCVLEYEYEGQGSPAGSVGCCSILESDDDLHFLDDLELKFKKLADICSPPRPPTPQSFVTPEVDKVDHIAAPSLESKPPSIHGKIQEQTQNVSSISKSSTGVMGLSRKSSSSMHGINTTSVTGFNRSASGSMHGQFSHCTSSMPHLPHIGPVTTMLPSAAQMLVLQQQPVCYTTTPMMQPMHYIVQPQLQSTVLLADGPVSNLQGMILHRGNTAGTFSIGRGRGNKVMEDKQGVKTWTFSHGPGVVMGVRKSGRKIKSESGEAAETCQCSTGTRISRPISLGAVEFEEEQLVFTQEGDERRMSTASAEAVFMYEN; encoded by the exons ATCAGGTCAGACTGGGATACAGAGCAGACCCTGCACTACACTCTGCTGGGTCCCGGGGCCAGTAAAGAACCAGTGAACCTGTTTGTTGTGGTTGAGGACACTGGACTTGTGTATGTCCGAGGAACACTGGaccgagaggagagggaaaccTACATT ctgacaggagtggccaGATTTAATAACGGCACTGTGGCTGAAGACAGAATAGACCTGAGATTTGATGTGGAGGATGAGAATGATAATCCACCTGTTTTTGTCCCTGTACCTCCAGCTACAGTTAAAGAGGCCAGTCCAGCAG ggACTCTGGTTGGTAGGATTACAGCTACAGATGCAGACAAGGCCAACTGTTCGCATTCAAAGATCGCCTACAGCCTTGTGAAGCAGGAGCCCTCTGATGGCCGAAACGTCTTCTACATAGACAGAGAAACTGGATCCATCTACGTCAAAGAAAACACCTTAGACAGAGAG ACGCAAAGCTCCTACACTTTAACAGTTGAAGGAACTGATCTGGACGGCGCTCCTGGAGGCAACACAGGCACTGGGACAATTCATGTCAAAGTAGTGGACATCAATGATAATGTACCCGAGCTGGAAAAAGATGAG TATGCAGGCAGCATCGTGGAGAACACAGCCCATGTGGAGGTCATGAGATTCAAAGTgctggatgatgatgaggagaaaACTGACAACTGGCTGGCTGTTTTTGATATTGTCACTGGAAATGAAGATGGAATATTCAGCATAGAGACTGATCCCAAAACCAACGAAGGTGTTCTGATGCTTGAAAAGGTAAATCTGTCTGTATCACAGCACCCTAGCATCCTTAAAGCAGTAT TGACCTGNGGAGGAGGAGGTGGCGGagcaggagggggaggaggaggaggtgtgggAACTAATGCAGGGGTATCCATTGACATGGCAACTGGGGCAGGAGCAGGGACTGGGGCAGGAGCAGGGACTGGGGCAGGAGCTGGTAGCTCAGTTACAAACCAGTCCAATAAAAAGAGGCCAATCAAAGGCAAACTTTACCCAGTGAACATTGCAGTGGTGAATGAACCTGAGGGAGTCGCATTTAAACCCCGAGTAAAGCCTGTCTCTGTTTCGGAGAACCCAGAGGAAAATCCATTAATGGAAGTGATCACTGTCTTCGCAGCTACTGACAGTGACACCGGAAAGCCTGCAGAAAATGTTCA ATATGCTAAAGGCTATGATCCTGACAACTGGCTATTGATTGACCCAGAAACAGCAGAGATTAGACTTCAAAAGTTCCCAGACAGAGAGTCCCCATTCTTGGTTAATGGAACTTACTACGCTAAAATACTGAGTCTGACTCAGG ATGCGCCCACTAAGATCGTCACTGGAACAATAGCATTGCAGGTGGGAGATGTAAATGACAACTGCCCCACACTAACCAACCACGTGGAGTACATCTGCTCAGACACTGAGGTGATTAATGTTACGGCAGTGGATGAAGATGGAGATCCAAATTCAGCCCCTTTCACCTTCCTCCTTGTGGAAGAGGAGAGCCAGGAAGAGTGGAGGGTTGAACCTTTAAATG GTACCAGTGCATCCCTCAGGGCTTTGAAACTTCTTTGGGCTGGTCACTACCAGGtcgccttcatcatccaggaccAGCAGGGCCTCGCCTGCACAGACCCTCAGTACCTGGACCTACATGTGTGCTCCTGTGAGAAAGGAGAGACCTGCAGACCAGCAGGTATAGATGCTCGATGGTCTCTCAAGGAATCCTCATCTACATTTGGAGGACTGGGAGTGGGGGCACTGATCCTGGGACTTCTGATGCTGCTTG TCGTAGGTTTATTACTAATGACCTGCTCATGTAGAGGAGTGTCGGGGAGCTTCTCTGAACTTCCTTTTGAAACCCGAGAACACTTGATGGTCTATCATACGGAGGGCCGAGGCGAGAACAAG GAGATCCCTCTGCTTAGCTCTCCAGTCCAGATGACATCTGCTGCTGTATCTAATGTACGGGCCAGCAGAGTGGCTTCCAACACCAAAGCAAACACAGCAACTTCCTTTGGGACTCTTGAGATGGGCATTGCCAACAAAATGTACAAGTCTGGGTACGGTGCTGATCGATGGATGTGGGAGAGCAGCTTTGGAGAGTCCAGAGGGAGCCAGAGAGAGACATACTCAATGAAGGAACAACTGTTAGAGTATGACAGCATGGATGACATTGCCCTCTCTGATGTGTTTCTGCATCAGTACTACTCTCAG AAAGCAAGCTGTGCAGCAGAGAAGCAAGCAGCAAGAGATTGTGTGCTTGAGTATGAGTATGAGGGCCAGGGCTCTCCTGCTGGCTCAGTGGGCTGCTGCAGCATCCTGGAGTCTGACGACGACCTGCACTTTCTCGATGACCTCGAGCTAAAGTTCAAGAAGCTGGCTGACATCTGTTCTCCTCCTCGACCTCCGACACCTCAAAGTTTTGTCACTCCAGAGGTGGATAAAGTTGACCACATTGCTGCGCCCTCATTGGAGAGTAAACCACCCAGCATCCATGGCAAGATCCAAGAGCAAACCCAAAATGTCAGCAGCATCAGCAAGTCATCCACTGGTGTCATGGGCTTAAGCAGAAAATCCTCCAGCAGCATGCATGGGATAAATACCACCAGTGTCACAGGCTTTAATAGATCAGCTTCCGGGAGCATGCATGGGCAATTTTCACACTGTACCAGCAGCATGCCCCATTTACCCCATATTGGTCCTGTTACCACCATGCTGCCCTCTGCGGCTCAGATGCTTGTACTACAGCAGCAGCCAGTCTGCTACACCACCACCCCTATGATGCAGCCAATGCATTACATAGTCCAACCACAACTTCAGAGCACAGTGCTTCTGGCTGATGGGCCTGTCAGCAACCTGCAGGGCATGATTCTGcacaggggaaacactgctgggaCTTTCAGTATTGGTAGAGGAAGAGGCAACAAAGTGATGGAGGACAAACAGGGAGTAAAGACATGGACATTTTCTCATGGCCCAGGAGTAGTGATGGGTGTCAGGAAGAGTGGTCGAAAGATCAAGTCAGAGAGTGGAGAGGCAGCTGAGACATGTCAGTGTAGTACAGGGACGCGGATAAGTCGACCCATCAGTTTGGGAGCAGTAGAGTTTGAAGAGGAACAGCTAGTGTTCACACAGGAAGGAGACGAGAGAAGAATGTCGACAGCATCAGCAGAGGCAGTTTTCATGTATGAGAATTAA